The following are encoded together in the Mesoplodon densirostris isolate mMesDen1 chromosome 2, mMesDen1 primary haplotype, whole genome shotgun sequence genome:
- the NIT1 gene encoding deaminated glutathione amidase isoform X2 has product MLGFIIRPPHQLLSLLLCPGLRIPRLSVLCAQPSLRAMAISSSSWELPLVAVCQVTSTPDKEQNFITCAELIREAARLGACLAFLPEAFDFIARNPEETLHLSEPLGGNLLGEYTQLARECGLWLSLGGFHERGEDWEQTQKIYNCHVILNNKGSVVATYRKTHLCDVEIPGQGPMHESNSTIPGPSLESPISTPAGKIGLAICYDMRFPELSLALVQAGAEILTYPSAFGSVTGPAHWEVLLRARAIESQCYVVAAAQCGRHHEKRASYGHSMVVDPWGTVVARCSEGPGLCLARIDLSYLRRLRQHLPVFQHRRPELYGHLGHPLS; this is encoded by the exons AT GTTGGGCTTCATCATCAGGCCTCCTCACCAGCTCCTGTCCCTTCTTTTGTGTCCTGGACTCCGGATACCTCGACTCTCAGTACTTTGTGCTCAGCCCAG CCTCAGAGCCATGGctatctcctcttcctcctgggaACTACCCCTGGTGGCTGTGTGCCAGGTAACATCGACACCAGACAAGGAGCAGAACTTTATAACATGTGCTGAGCTGATTCGGGAGGCTGCCAGACTGGGCGCTTGTCTGGCTTTCCTGCCTGAGGCATTTGACTTCATTGCACGGAACCCTGAAGAGACGCTTCACCTGTCTGAGCCACTGGGTGGGAACCTTTTGGGAGAATATACCCAGCTTGCCAG GGAATGTGGACTCTGGCTGTCCTTGGGTGGTTTCCATGAGCGTGGCGAAGACTGGGAGCAGactcagaaaatctacaattgTCATGTGATTCTGAACAACAAGG GGTCAGTAGTGGCCACGTATAGGAAGACGCATCTGTGTGACGTAGAGATTCCAGGGCAGGGGCCTATGCATGAAAGCAACTCTACCATACCTGGGCCCAGCCTTGAGTCTCCTATCAGCACACCAGCAGGCAAG ATTGGTCTAGCTATCTGCTATGACATGCGGTTCCCTGAACTCTCTCTGGCATTGGTTCAGGCTGGAGCAGAAATACTTACCTACCCTTCAGCGTTTGGATCTGTTACAGGCCCAGCCCATTGGGAG GTGTTGCTGCGGGCCCGTGCCATTGAAAGCCAGTGTTACGTAGTGGCGGCAGCACAGTGTGGACGCCACCATGAGAAGAGAGCAAGTTATGGCCATAGCATGGTGGTAGATCCCTGGGGAACAGTGGTGGCCCGCTGCTCTGAAGGACCAGGCCTCTGCCTTGCCCGAATTGACCTCAGTTATCTGCGACGGTTGCGCCAACACCTGCCCGTGTTCCAGCATCGTAGGCCTGAACTCTATGGCCATCTGGGTCACCCACTGTCTTAA
- the NIT1 gene encoding deaminated glutathione amidase isoform X1, with product MTCELRKHLTEERGFKLMLGFIIRPPHQLLSLLLCPGLRIPRLSVLCAQPSLRAMAISSSSWELPLVAVCQVTSTPDKEQNFITCAELIREAARLGACLAFLPEAFDFIARNPEETLHLSEPLGGNLLGEYTQLARECGLWLSLGGFHERGEDWEQTQKIYNCHVILNNKGSVVATYRKTHLCDVEIPGQGPMHESNSTIPGPSLESPISTPAGKIGLAICYDMRFPELSLALVQAGAEILTYPSAFGSVTGPAHWEVLLRARAIESQCYVVAAAQCGRHHEKRASYGHSMVVDPWGTVVARCSEGPGLCLARIDLSYLRRLRQHLPVFQHRRPELYGHLGHPLS from the exons ATGACTTGTGAACTGCGGAAACATTTGACTGAGGAAAGAGGCTTCAAGTTAAT GTTGGGCTTCATCATCAGGCCTCCTCACCAGCTCCTGTCCCTTCTTTTGTGTCCTGGACTCCGGATACCTCGACTCTCAGTACTTTGTGCTCAGCCCAG CCTCAGAGCCATGGctatctcctcttcctcctgggaACTACCCCTGGTGGCTGTGTGCCAGGTAACATCGACACCAGACAAGGAGCAGAACTTTATAACATGTGCTGAGCTGATTCGGGAGGCTGCCAGACTGGGCGCTTGTCTGGCTTTCCTGCCTGAGGCATTTGACTTCATTGCACGGAACCCTGAAGAGACGCTTCACCTGTCTGAGCCACTGGGTGGGAACCTTTTGGGAGAATATACCCAGCTTGCCAG GGAATGTGGACTCTGGCTGTCCTTGGGTGGTTTCCATGAGCGTGGCGAAGACTGGGAGCAGactcagaaaatctacaattgTCATGTGATTCTGAACAACAAGG GGTCAGTAGTGGCCACGTATAGGAAGACGCATCTGTGTGACGTAGAGATTCCAGGGCAGGGGCCTATGCATGAAAGCAACTCTACCATACCTGGGCCCAGCCTTGAGTCTCCTATCAGCACACCAGCAGGCAAG ATTGGTCTAGCTATCTGCTATGACATGCGGTTCCCTGAACTCTCTCTGGCATTGGTTCAGGCTGGAGCAGAAATACTTACCTACCCTTCAGCGTTTGGATCTGTTACAGGCCCAGCCCATTGGGAG GTGTTGCTGCGGGCCCGTGCCATTGAAAGCCAGTGTTACGTAGTGGCGGCAGCACAGTGTGGACGCCACCATGAGAAGAGAGCAAGTTATGGCCATAGCATGGTGGTAGATCCCTGGGGAACAGTGGTGGCCCGCTGCTCTGAAGGACCAGGCCTCTGCCTTGCCCGAATTGACCTCAGTTATCTGCGACGGTTGCGCCAACACCTGCCCGTGTTCCAGCATCGTAGGCCTGAACTCTATGGCCATCTGGGTCACCCACTGTCTTAA
- the NIT1 gene encoding deaminated glutathione amidase isoform X3, translating to MAISSSSWELPLVAVCQVTSTPDKEQNFITCAELIREAARLGACLAFLPEAFDFIARNPEETLHLSEPLGGNLLGEYTQLARECGLWLSLGGFHERGEDWEQTQKIYNCHVILNNKGSVVATYRKTHLCDVEIPGQGPMHESNSTIPGPSLESPISTPAGKIGLAICYDMRFPELSLALVQAGAEILTYPSAFGSVTGPAHWEVLLRARAIESQCYVVAAAQCGRHHEKRASYGHSMVVDPWGTVVARCSEGPGLCLARIDLSYLRRLRQHLPVFQHRRPELYGHLGHPLS from the exons ATGGctatctcctcttcctcctgggaACTACCCCTGGTGGCTGTGTGCCAGGTAACATCGACACCAGACAAGGAGCAGAACTTTATAACATGTGCTGAGCTGATTCGGGAGGCTGCCAGACTGGGCGCTTGTCTGGCTTTCCTGCCTGAGGCATTTGACTTCATTGCACGGAACCCTGAAGAGACGCTTCACCTGTCTGAGCCACTGGGTGGGAACCTTTTGGGAGAATATACCCAGCTTGCCAG GGAATGTGGACTCTGGCTGTCCTTGGGTGGTTTCCATGAGCGTGGCGAAGACTGGGAGCAGactcagaaaatctacaattgTCATGTGATTCTGAACAACAAGG GGTCAGTAGTGGCCACGTATAGGAAGACGCATCTGTGTGACGTAGAGATTCCAGGGCAGGGGCCTATGCATGAAAGCAACTCTACCATACCTGGGCCCAGCCTTGAGTCTCCTATCAGCACACCAGCAGGCAAG ATTGGTCTAGCTATCTGCTATGACATGCGGTTCCCTGAACTCTCTCTGGCATTGGTTCAGGCTGGAGCAGAAATACTTACCTACCCTTCAGCGTTTGGATCTGTTACAGGCCCAGCCCATTGGGAG GTGTTGCTGCGGGCCCGTGCCATTGAAAGCCAGTGTTACGTAGTGGCGGCAGCACAGTGTGGACGCCACCATGAGAAGAGAGCAAGTTATGGCCATAGCATGGTGGTAGATCCCTGGGGAACAGTGGTGGCCCGCTGCTCTGAAGGACCAGGCCTCTGCCTTGCCCGAATTGACCTCAGTTATCTGCGACGGTTGCGCCAACACCTGCCCGTGTTCCAGCATCGTAGGCCTGAACTCTATGGCCATCTGGGTCACCCACTGTCTTAA
- the DEDD gene encoding death effector domain-containing protein, giving the protein MAGLKRRASQVWPEEHGEQEHGLYSLHRMFDIVGTHLTHRDVRVLSFLFVDVIDDHERGLIRNGRDFLLALERQGRCDESNFRQVLQLLRIITRHDLLPYVTLKRRRAVCPDLVDKYLEETSIRYVTPRALSDPEPRPPHPPKTVPPHYPVVCCPTSGPQMCSKRPARGRATLGSQRKRRKSVTPDPKEKQTCDIRLRVRAEYCQHETALQGNVFSNKQDPLERQFERFNQANTILKSRDLGSIICDIKFSELTYLDAFWRDYINGSLLEALKGVFITDSLKQAVGHEAIKLLVNVDEEDYELGRQKLLRNLMLQALP; this is encoded by the exons ATGGCGGGCCTAAAGCGGAGGGCAAGCCAGGTGTGGCCCGAAGAGCATGGTGAGCAAGAGCACGGGCTGTATAGCCTGCATCGCATGTTTGACATCGTGGGCACCCACCTGACACACAGAGACGTACgagttctttccttcctctttgttGATGTCATTGATGACCACGAGCGTGGCCTCATCCGAAATGGACGTGACTTCTTATTGGCGCTGGAGCGCCAGGGCCGCTGTGATGAGAGTAACTTTCGCCAGGTGCTGCAGCTGCTGCGCATCATCACCCGCCATGACCTGCTGCCCTACGTCACCCTCAAGAGGAGACGGGCTG TGTGCCCTGATCTTGTAGACAAATATCTGGAAGAGACATCAATTCGCTACGTGACACCCAGAGCCCTCAGCGATCCAGAACCgaggcctccccacccccctaAAACAG TGCCTCCCCACTATCCTGTGGTGTGCTGCCCCACTTCGGGCCCTCAGATGTGTAGCAAGCGGCCAGCTCGAGGGAGAGCCACACTTGGGAGCCAGCGAAAACGCCGGAAGTCAGTGACACCAGATCCCAAGGAAAAGCAGACATGCG ACATCAGACTGCGGGTTCGGGCTGAATACTGCCAGCATGAGACTGCTCTGCAGGGCAACGTCTTCTCTAACAAGCAGGACCCACTTGAGCGCCAGTTTGAGCGCTTTAACCAGGCCAACACCATCCTCAAGTCCCGGGACCTGGGCTCCATCATCTGTGACATCAAGTTCTCTGAGCTCACCTACCTCGACGCATTCTGGCGCGACTATATCAATGGCTCGTTACTAGAGGCACTTAAAGGTGTCTTCATCACAGACTCCCTCAAGCAGGCTGTGGGCCATGAGGCCATCAAGCTGCTGGTGAACGTGGATGAGGAGGACTATGAGCTGGGCCGACAGAAACTCCTGAGGAACTTGATGCTGCAAGCATTGCCCTGA